Proteins from a genomic interval of Schistocerca cancellata isolate TAMUIC-IGC-003103 chromosome 8, iqSchCanc2.1, whole genome shotgun sequence:
- the LOC126095176 gene encoding cilia- and flagella-associated protein 97-like, which yields MSIHAGGVSLQETAEVLTNLRIGQEMEAVDDFYDSNANTMCGASQKGDSKLQGKCDNRHERPKFSAKKVTINIADDAKCKTTRAGAVKDLMNCIAFQKEPDEFNDDERTSPDFLSTDTSSDVTDVTPRSTTSGCSSLSRSEESRESRKKITERSHSSDAERKEEKKPVHTLRFLREVLDSTNAETVDRNNGATPKRKPVICKNMTFSKDQVRKIDRENQILLRKIEANFNRRPKCPTTSAPQRPRLSSSAVNRQRSQKKIAQDNLTLLKKIECVKSTISARVSVRKV from the coding sequence ATGTCAATCCATGCTGGTGGTGTGTCTCTCCAAGAAACTGCAGAAGTATTGACGAATCTTCGTATTGGGCAGGAGATGGAAGCAGTTGACGATTTCTATGATAGCAATGCTAACACTATGTGCGGAGCATCACAAAAAGGTGATTCTAAGCTACAGGGCAAATGTGATAACAGACATGAGCGCCCCAAGTTTAGTGCGAAAAAGGTCACGATAAACATTGCAGATGATGCAAAGTGCAAAACTACGCGTGCAGGCGCAGTTAAAGATCTCATGAACTGTATAGCGTTTCAGAAAGAACCTGATGAATTCAATGACGACGAAAGAACTTCGCCAGATTTCTTGAGTACAGACACTTCGTCGGATGTAACAGATGTTACGCCACGTTCCACAACCAGTGGTTGTTCTTCGCTATCAAGATCAGAAGAAAGCAGGGAAAGCCGTAAAAAAATCACGGAGCGTTCCCACAGTAGTGATGCTGAAAGAAAAGAGGAGAAGAAACCAGTACATACACTGAGGTTTTTGAGAGAAGTATTGGATAGTACAAACGCCGAGACAGTTGATCGAAATAATGGTGCAACACCTAAACGAAAACCTGTTATTTGTAAGAACATGACGTTTTCAAAGGATCAAGTAAGAAAAATTGATAGAGAGAACCAAATTTTACTAAGAAAGATAGAAGCAAATTTCAATAGACGCCCAAAATGTCCAACTACATCAGCACCACAGCGTCCTAGGCTTTCCAGTTCAGCTGTTAATAGGCAAAGGTCGCAGAAAAAAATTGCACAAGACAACTTA